One window from the genome of Streptomyces sp. WZ-12 encodes:
- a CDS encoding MarR family winged helix-turn-helix transcriptional regulator has product MTKPAPTPSATPTPEPATPGIPDSELLRLDHQVCFSLHAASRAFGSVYRDALKGLGLTYPQYLVMLVLWEHGPEPVKRIGERLRLDSGTLSPLLKRLEAAGLVERERSPEDERSVIIRLTHAGTELRARALPVPRRMLAATGLTVEELRTLRGLLGRVTSALDEASHGES; this is encoded by the coding sequence ATGACCAAGCCCGCGCCCACGCCCTCCGCCACGCCCACCCCCGAACCCGCCACCCCCGGCATCCCCGACTCCGAGCTGCTCCGCCTGGACCACCAGGTCTGTTTCTCCCTGCACGCCGCCTCGCGCGCGTTCGGGAGCGTCTACCGGGACGCCCTGAAGGGGTTGGGTCTGACCTACCCCCAATACCTGGTGATGCTGGTCCTGTGGGAGCACGGGCCGGAGCCGGTGAAGCGCATCGGCGAGCGGCTCCGGCTGGATTCCGGGACGCTCTCCCCGCTGCTCAAGCGCCTGGAGGCGGCGGGCCTGGTGGAACGGGAGCGCAGCCCCGAGGACGAGCGGTCGGTGATCATCCGGCTGACCCACGCCGGCACGGAGCTGCGCGCGCGGGCACTGCCGGTGCCGCGCCGGATGCTGGCCGCCACCGGCCTCACCGTCGAGGAACTCCGCACGCTGCGCGGCCTGTTGGGGCGGGTCACCAGCGCGCTGGACGAGGCGTCGCACGGCGAATCCTGA
- a CDS encoding alpha/beta fold hydrolase produces MSEEVIRSLSVGGVSYAYRVLRRPERCTEPVLVLGGALQGMFGWPQMDDKLGPVTEVVTADLPGMGGAEPLPPGPSVAVLCAAILGIIDDLGAPRVNLFGFSYGAGLAFECARRFPGRIARLALGGVPAHISKAQVAHWRRATARLTEGDADAFATMAAEGLLCRDEGRTVVRRELAFRYVRRSMLQAALRSPHAVDSLRRALTDRPDFSGGLSGIPTLVFSGEHDTVTSPARQRDFAATIAGSRFLTIPDADHWVVLERPDEVAELAARFFTDRPLETTGRAGTQSAGTRADATCA; encoded by the coding sequence ATGTCCGAGGAAGTGATCCGCTCCTTGTCGGTGGGCGGGGTGTCGTACGCGTACCGGGTGCTGCGGCGGCCGGAGCGGTGCACCGAGCCCGTGCTGGTGCTCGGCGGTGCGTTGCAGGGGATGTTCGGCTGGCCGCAGATGGACGACAAGCTGGGGCCGGTGACGGAGGTGGTGACCGCGGATCTGCCCGGGATGGGCGGTGCGGAGCCGCTGCCGCCGGGGCCGAGCGTAGCGGTGCTGTGCGCGGCGATCCTGGGGATCATCGACGATCTCGGCGCCCCCCGGGTCAACCTCTTCGGCTTCTCCTACGGGGCGGGGCTGGCCTTCGAGTGCGCCCGACGGTTTCCGGGGCGGATCGCCCGGCTCGCGCTGGGCGGGGTGCCGGCGCACATCAGCAAGGCGCAGGTGGCGCACTGGCGGCGGGCCACGGCGCGACTGACGGAGGGGGACGCCGACGCCTTCGCGACGATGGCGGCCGAGGGGCTGCTCTGCCGGGACGAGGGCCGGACGGTCGTCCGGCGGGAGCTGGCGTTCCGCTATGTGCGGCGGTCGATGCTCCAGGCGGCGCTGCGCTCCCCGCACGCGGTGGACTCGCTGCGCCGGGCGCTGACCGACCGCCCGGACTTCTCGGGGGGCCTGTCCGGCATCCCCACCCTCGTCTTCAGCGGTGAGCACGACACGGTGACCTCGCCGGCCCGGCAGCGCGATTTCGCGGCGACGATCGCGGGCAGCCGCTTTCTGACCATTCCGGACGCGGACCACTGGGTGGTGCTGGAACGCCCGGACGAGGTGGCGGAGTTGGCGGCTCGCTTCTTCACGGACCGCCCGTTGGAGACGACGGGCCGGGCGGGCACGCAGAGTGCGGGGACGCGCGCGGACGCGACCTGTGCATGA
- a CDS encoding beta-ketoacyl-[acyl-carrier-protein] synthase family protein — translation MTARQKPFAAAVTGLGLVTAAGVGTKATWHSVTHDVVPSNVTHQAELADLPCDFMYTAADLDPTALLGVATQRLMDRFSQLAVIAAREAVQDAGLDPETWDSGRVAVVIGSAHGGLPFYDQQSATMAGRGARRVSPKLAPLSVVNSAASSVCMDLGAHGPSLGVATACSSGTVAVGTAHQLLRAGACDIAIAGGAESVLSRLLIASACQMRAVSTRRDDPTAACRPFDVDRDGFVVGEGAGLLVLERPEHAQARRAPIRARIAGYGASSDAYAAVAPDPEGQGIERALRSALTDADVMPGEVGHVNAHGTSTVLNDRIEAAMLRRVLGEQPSVTSTKAMTGHTLGAAGGIETALTVLALEQQLVPPTANLTVPDPRIPVDVVHAEARQAAFDCAVKTSLGFGGHNAALVLTRG, via the coding sequence GTGACGGCCCGTCAGAAGCCGTTCGCCGCGGCCGTGACCGGACTGGGCCTGGTCACCGCGGCGGGCGTGGGGACGAAGGCCACCTGGCACTCGGTCACCCATGACGTGGTGCCCAGCAATGTGACGCACCAGGCCGAACTGGCCGATCTGCCCTGCGACTTCATGTACACAGCAGCCGATCTGGACCCCACCGCGCTGCTCGGGGTGGCCACCCAGAGGTTGATGGACCGCTTCTCCCAACTCGCCGTGATCGCCGCCCGGGAGGCGGTCCAGGACGCCGGGCTGGACCCGGAGACCTGGGACAGCGGCCGGGTCGCGGTGGTGATCGGCTCCGCCCACGGCGGATTGCCGTTCTACGACCAGCAGTCCGCGACGATGGCCGGGCGCGGTGCCCGTCGGGTCTCCCCCAAGCTGGCCCCGCTGTCCGTCGTCAACAGCGCGGCCAGCAGCGTCTGCATGGATCTTGGGGCGCACGGCCCCAGCCTGGGAGTGGCGACGGCCTGTTCGTCCGGGACCGTCGCGGTGGGCACCGCGCACCAGTTGTTGCGCGCCGGGGCCTGCGACATCGCCATCGCGGGCGGTGCAGAGTCGGTGCTCTCCCGGTTGCTGATCGCCAGCGCCTGCCAGATGAGGGCGGTCTCCACCCGGCGGGACGATCCCACCGCGGCCTGCCGCCCCTTCGACGTGGACCGGGACGGCTTCGTCGTCGGCGAGGGCGCGGGGCTGCTGGTGCTGGAGCGGCCGGAGCACGCGCAGGCCCGGCGGGCGCCGATCCGCGCGCGGATCGCCGGCTACGGAGCGTCCAGCGACGCGTACGCGGCGGTGGCGCCGGACCCGGAGGGGCAGGGCATCGAGCGGGCGTTGCGCAGCGCGCTCACGGACGCGGACGTCATGCCCGGCGAGGTGGGGCACGTGAACGCGCACGGCACGTCGACGGTGTTGAACGACCGGATCGAGGCGGCGATGTTGCGCCGGGTGCTCGGCGAGCAGCCGTCGGTGACGTCGACGAAGGCGATGACCGGGCACACGCTCGGCGCCGCGGGCGGGATCGAGACCGCCCTGACCGTGCTGGCGCTGGAGCAGCAGTTGGTGCCGCCGACCGCCAACCTCACGGTGCCCGACCCCAGGATCCCGGTCGATGTGGTGCATGCCGAGGCCCGTCAGGCGGCGTTCGACTGCGCGGTCAAGACGTCCCTGGGGTTCGGCGGCCACAACGCGGCGCTCGTCCTGACCCGCGGCTAG
- a CDS encoding acyl carrier protein yields MNAAEVVNTLLEERFGVAPAELTADTALRSLRLDSLALEELRVLIEERLDIDLEEVSLTSRDTVGQLVAAVDGEVAA; encoded by the coding sequence GTGAACGCGGCAGAAGTCGTCAACACCTTGCTGGAGGAGCGGTTTGGGGTCGCGCCCGCCGAGCTCACCGCGGACACCGCGCTGCGCAGCCTGCGGCTGGACTCCCTCGCTCTGGAGGAGCTCCGGGTACTCATCGAGGAGCGGCTCGACATCGACCTCGAAGAGGTGTCGCTGACCTCCCGCGACACCGTGGGGCAGTTGGTGGCGGCAGTCGACGGCGAAGTCGCGGCGTGA